From the genome of Acropora palmata chromosome 4, jaAcrPala1.3, whole genome shotgun sequence, one region includes:
- the LOC141879891 gene encoding galanin receptor type 1-like, which yields MFNITARSNSTFNGSLASKEETALKWLYTLQYMVFGVIFIASVIGNTLVCLVIIRTPRMRTTRNFLLLNLAIADLTVALLCIPFEVFIKLTYPHWLLGPVMCKILWPVMTSVTSCSSATLVAISYDRYRAVVHPWKPRFTLLQTASIVAITWSLSFISVIPFLLVLTIKDDYCHEVWPSDTARSSYTLALFIFQFVIPILIIALAYIKVVLKLRRQALRFAKKSDVQEALATLTAPSSSFLSPELSDMASLSGSPVPEKKSTATSNLLRLSISPSAPTTGSRKAIRRLERSTKIVKMLVAVVLMYAFCMLPNQVVWLWIEFRSGNDIPHLKAYLTLGSSMVYLNSSVNPILYAGMNDEFRVGFLDLLFCRWKRHSNKQRTKFIQNIGINQA from the exons ATGTTCAACATAACTGCAAGATCTAACTCCACATTTAATGGAAGCTTAGCGAGTAAAGAAGAAACTGCACTCAAATGGCTTTACACACTTCAGTACATGGTATTTGGAGTAATTTTTATCGCCAGTGTCATAGGAAACACTCTTGTCTGTCTAGTTATCATTCGAACTCCACGCATGCGCACTACCCGAAATTTTCTGTTGCTGAATCTAGCGATTGCTGACCTAACAGTAGCACTTCTTTGCATACCGTTTGAAGTGTTTATTAAGTTGACCTACCCTCATTGGCTCTTGGGCCCCGTAATGTGTAAGATACTTTGGCCCGTAATGACGTCAGTGACCTCGTGTTCTTCAGCTACTCTCGTTGCCATCAGCTATGACAG ATACCGAGCCGTTGTTCATCCTTGGAAGCCACGATTCACATTACTTCAAACAGCCTCAATTGTTGCGATAACATGGTCGCTATCCTTTATCTCCGTGATACCATTTCTTTTGGTATTGACGATCAAAGATGACTATTGCCACGAAGTATGGCCCAGTGACACAGCAAGAAGTTCGTACACTTTGGCCCTCTTCATCTTCCAATTTGTGATTCCTATTCTCATCATTGCGTTGGCCtacattaaagttgttttaaagTTGCGACGTCAAGCCTTACGCTTCGCAAAGAAATCAGATGTTCAAGAAGCCCTGGCAACTCTTACCGCTCCTTCAAGCAGTTTCCTGTCACCTGAATTGAGTGACATGGCATCCTTGTCAGGATCCCCAGTTCCCGAAAAGAAGTCAACTGCTACATCAAATCTTTTACGCCTTTCTATTTCCCCCTCCGCGCCCACAACTGGGTCCCGAAAAGCGATTAGGCGGCTGGAACGCAGTACCAAGATTGTCAAGATGTTGGTTGCAGTAGTACTGATGTACGCTTTTTGCATGCTGCCTAATCAAGTGGTTTGGCTGTGGATTGAGTTTAGATCGGGCAATGACATACCACATCTTAAGGCATACCTCACTTTGGGAAGCTCAATGGTTTACCTCAACAGTTCTGTCAATCCTATTTTGTATGCTGGGATGAATGATGAGTTTCGGGTCGGATTTCTCGACCTCTTGTTTTGTCGTTGGAAACGCCACAGTAACAAGCAGCGAACAAAATTCATACAAAACATTGGTATAAATCAAGCTTAA